One Vigna unguiculata cultivar IT97K-499-35 chromosome 11, ASM411807v1, whole genome shotgun sequence DNA window includes the following coding sequences:
- the LOC114168145 gene encoding uncharacterized protein LOC114168145, with translation MCFQTIIAMVHYNGRIINDELLSSRFVSQVSRYLEINNFMTVTALKQTILNLFIAANGKSYTVDLCYRCPVKTNELKICYRTVMIEDDEDVKFVIGYAKKYEPHVHFEVMAFIREYIEISSDVIWEHLDKQLNDSLNIEKTQSERGSGI, from the exons ATGTGTTTTCAAACCATAATAGCTATGGTGCATTACAACGGTCGAATAATCAACGACGAGCTTTTGTCATCGCGATTTGTGAGCCAAGTTTCACGATATCTCGAAATCAATAACTTCATGACAGTAACGGCTCTCAAACAAACCATTCTTAATTTGTTCATTGCGGCCAACGGAAAATCATACACCGTTGATTTGTGTTACCGTTGTCCGGTGaaaacaaatgaattaaaaatttgttatcGTACTGTGATGATCGAGGATGACGAGGATGTAAAATTCGTGATTGGTTATGCCAAAAAATACGAACCTCACGTACACTTTGAGGTCATGGCATTCATCCGAGAATACATCGAAATATCAAGTGATGTCATTTGGGAGCACTTGGATAAACAGTTAAATGATTCGTTAAATATCGA AAAAACTCAGTCAGAAAGGGGTTCTGGTATATGA